The proteins below are encoded in one region of Oncorhynchus kisutch isolate 150728-3 unplaced genomic scaffold, Okis_V2 scaffold962, whole genome shotgun sequence:
- the LOC109881034 gene encoding zinc finger protein 239-like, which produces MSSPSYSPPAKEEVCWTEKEGLGLNIVVKEEGEDVSVKGEEEAFRMKEEEEEAISITLKEEEEPFGVEEEAIPIKEEEDAWRDEEETEDLINTRERPNSHDDSGKSPSGKPDPATPKPTRRHQCSHCGKSFPWLKALKQHKKKHSGEKPYRCSQCGMTFTWAGSLWGHKRIHSGEKPYHCSHCGKSFRKLGDLKAHERTHTGEKPYQCSQCGNSFSKLGNLKQHKRTHTGEKPYQCSQCGKSFSHSGSLKDHERRHRQEKPYQCSLCGKSFIKLGALNRHERTHTGGDKTYHCSLCEKSFNRLRHLNKHERIHTQEEKTYHCSQCGKTFSQSEDLKSHERIERLCSDLSF; this is translated from the exons ATGAGCTCTCCaagctactctcctcctgctaaagaagaggtctgctggacggagaaagagggtctggggctgaacattgtcgtgaaagaagagggggaggatgtTTCAgtaaaaggagaggaagaagcgTTCAGaatgaaagaggaggaagaggaggctatcagtatcacattgaaagaagaggaagaaccttttggagtggaagaggaggCTATCCCAATAAAAGAGGAGGAAGACGcttggagagatgaagaggagactgaagatctgattaacacca gagagagaCCAAACTCTCATGATGACAGcgggaagagtccttcagggaaACCAGACCCGGCGACACCCAAACCAACGAGACGACATCagtgctcccactgtggaaagagttttccCTGGTTAAAGGCCCTGAAGCAGCATAAGAAAAAACactctggagagaagccttatcgcTGTTCTCAATGTGGAATGACTTTTACCTGGGCAGGAAGCCTATGGGGGCATAAGAGAATACACtccggagagaagccttaccactgctcccactgtggaaagagttttaggaAGTTAGGTGACCTGAAGGCGCATGAGAGGacgcacacaggagaaaagccctaccaatgctcccagtgtggaaatagTTTTAGCAAGCTAGGGAACCTAAAACAGCAtaaaagaacacacacaggagaaaagccctaccaatgctcccagtgtggaaagagttttagccaTTCAGGGAGCCTTAAAGACCACGAGAGGAGACACAGACAAGAAAAACCCTACCAATGCTCcctgtgtggaaagagttttatcaAGTTAGGGGCCCTGAAtcggcatgagaggacacacactggAGGGGATAAAACGTACCACTGCTCCCTGTGTGAAAAGAGTTTTAACCGATTAAGACATCTGAATAAGCATGAAAGAATACATACACAGGAAgagaagacataccactgctctcagtgtggaaagacattttcccagtcagaggacctgaaatcacatgagagaatagagagactgTGTTCTGACTTAAGTTTTTGA